From a region of the Desmodus rotundus isolate HL8 chromosome 7, HLdesRot8A.1, whole genome shotgun sequence genome:
- the AHSA1 gene encoding activator of 90 kDa heat shock protein ATPase homolog 1, which produces MAKWGEGDPRWIVEERADATNVNNWHWTERDASNWSTEKLKTLFLAVRVQNEEGKCEVTEVNKLDGEASINNRKGKLIFFYEWSVKLNWTGTSKSGVQSKGHVEIPNLSDENSVDEVEISVSLAKDEPDTNLVALMKEEGVKLLREAMGIYISTLKTEFTQGMILPTLNGESVDQTTRPALKTEEPRVKSAPSKAQATPVGVRIPTCKITLRDTFLTSPEELYRVLTTQELVQAFTHAPAVLEADKGGKFHLVDGNVTGEFTDLVPEKHIVMKWRFKSWPEGHFATITLTFTDKNGETELCMEGRGIPAPEEERTRQGWQRYYFEGIKQTFGYGARLL; this is translated from the exons ATGGCCAAGTGGGGTGAGGGTGACCCACGCTGGATCGTGGAGGAGCGGGCGGACGCCACCAACGTCAACAACTGGCACTG GACAGAGAGGGATGCTTCAAATTGGTCCACGGAAAAACTGAAAACGCTTTTCCTGGCAGTGCGGGTGCAAAATGAGGAAGGCAAGTGCGAGGTGACAGAAGTGAACAAGCTTGACGGAGAGGCGTCCATTAACAATCGCAAAGGCAAACTTATCTTCTTCTATGAGTGGTCCGTCAAACTCAACTGGACAG GTACCTCGAAGTCTGGAGTGCAGTCCAAGGGACACGTGGAGATCCCCAATCTGTCTGACGAAAACAGCGTGGATGAAGTAGAG ATTAGTGTGAGCCTTGCCAAAGATGAGCCTGACACAAATCTCGTGGCCTTAATGAAAGAAGAAGGGGTGAAACTTCTCAGAGAAGCAATGGGAATTTACATCAGCACCCTCAAAACAG agTTCACGCAGGGCATGATCTTGCCCACACTGAATGGGGAGTCAGTAGACCAAACCACTCGGCCAGCACTGAAAACTGAAGAGCCCAGG GTTAAATCTGCTCCGTCAAAAGCCCAGGCCACACCAGTTGGTGTCAGAATCCCCACTTGTAAGATCACCCTTAGAGACACCTTCCTGACATCACCAGAGGAGCTCTATAGAGTGCTTACCACCCAAGAG CTGGTTCAGGCCTTTACCCATGCTCCTGCAGTGTTAGAAGCAGACAAAGGAGGGAAGTTTCACCTGGTAGATGGCAATGTCACTGGGGAATTCACTGATCTG GTGCCTGAGAAACATATCGTGATGAAGTGGAGGTTTAAATCTTGGCCAGAAG GGCACTTTGCCACCATCACCTTGACCTTCACTGACAAGAATGGAGAGACTGAACTGTGCATGGAAGGCCGAGGCATTCCCGCCCCTGAGGAGGAGAGGACACGGCAGGGTTGGCAGCGCTACTACTTCGAGGGCATCAAACAGACCTTCGGCTACGGCGCACGCTTGCTTTAG